The following proteins are co-located in the Streptomyces bottropensis ATCC 25435 genome:
- a CDS encoding IS6 family transposase — translation MGSVSLSYKGHRYSVEVISHCVWLYHRFPLSFREVEELMLERGVVVSYETVRRWCAKFGQACAGALRRRQPRPGDKWHLDEVFIKINGELKYLWRAVDQDGNVLDILVQNRRDKTAARRFFRKLLRKTRTVPRVIVTDKLRSYGAARREVMPSVEHRSHKGLNIRAENSHQPTRQRERAMKGFRSAGGAQRFLSAFSGISPHFRPRRHLMPAHGYRAEMTVCFAIWEHITGVADLATAA, via the coding sequence GTGGGGAGCGTGTCGCTGTCGTACAAGGGGCACCGGTACTCGGTCGAGGTCATCTCCCACTGTGTGTGGCTGTATCACCGTTTCCCGCTGTCGTTTCGGGAAGTCGAGGAGCTGATGCTGGAGCGCGGTGTCGTCGTCTCCTACGAGACGGTGCGTCGCTGGTGCGCCAAGTTCGGGCAGGCCTGCGCGGGCGCGCTGCGCCGCCGACAGCCCCGGCCCGGTGACAAGTGGCACCTGGACGAGGTCTTCATCAAGATCAACGGCGAGCTGAAGTACCTGTGGCGGGCCGTCGACCAGGACGGGAACGTGCTGGACATCCTCGTGCAGAACCGTCGGGACAAGACCGCAGCCAGGCGATTCTTCCGCAAACTCCTCAGGAAGACCCGCACGGTGCCCCGGGTGATCGTCACCGACAAGCTCCGCTCCTACGGCGCCGCCCGCCGCGAGGTCATGCCCTCCGTCGAGCACCGTTCCCACAAGGGCCTGAACATCCGGGCCGAGAACAGCCACCAGCCCACCAGGCAGCGTGAACGGGCGATGAAAGGCTTCCGCTCCGCGGGCGGGGCGCAGCGGTTCCTGTCCGCGTTCAGCGGCATCTCGCCCCACTTCCGGCCCCGCCGCCATCTGATGCCCGCCCACGGCTACCGAGCCGAGATGACCGTCTGCTTCGCCATCTGGGAGCACATCACCGGCGTTGCCGACCTCGCCACCGCGGCCTGA